Within the Macaca nemestrina isolate mMacNem1 chromosome 5, mMacNem.hap1, whole genome shotgun sequence genome, the region ctgaggcagaagaattccttcaacctgggaggcagaggttgcagtgagccgagattgcaccactgcacttcaggctgggcaacaagagcgagactccgtctcaaaaaaaaaaaaaaagtttattatgcCGTTAACTCTATTGTTCAATGATGTAAAAGAAACTTTACAAGAGAGGATGTATCTTATTTATAGAAGCAAGCAACAAATCATAGAATcttaaaagatttgaaaaatctTTTAAGTTATTTGACTTAACCTTCATTTTATTGGTAATAAACAGAAGCCCAGGAAGGTTAAGTAGCTTATTTATGTTTacacaactagaaagaagcaaatTGTAATGTTACTTTTTTACTCAtaacaagataaaaatatttccaattccCAGTTAATTTATTTGACCAGACCACAGAAAGTTAGTTCTTACTTTCCATCGCAAAGTCACTTAAACAAGGATTGTAAATACCGtatcaaaattaactttttatattaCCAACAGTAGTTATGTGAATTTTTAACTACTTTCTCACAGAGGTGAACAAAAACTAATTGTAAGACTTAAAAGAAGGAATAGAAGACTCTTATGACCACTATAAAAACTTGATGTACACCATAAAGATCAAACAAATTTACGGGCTCTGTTATTACAAACTCAAGGTTTTCATTTTGAGATAACTTATTACAAACTCAAGGTTTTCATTTGGAGTCAATTTTATATTGACTCCCAGTCATTAGACATTTATTTTGGCCCATTTTTGGATTTTGTTTACCAAAATGAAgtgtcaaaatgaagaaaaataatggtaACGCAAACCACATAAGCTCTGCTAACACAGAACTTACAAATATCTACTGCGATATTTAAGCAGCAAATCAATCATAAAGTAGGATATTTGCCTACTGGATGCATCAACATTACAAAATTTCCTTAGTGACCATATAATCTGCATTCATTATGTGTGCTGATCTTGAAGAACACAtggtaaaattaataaaattccaTCACAAGTACCCAAATCATCATCCTAAATAAGAAAGGATCTACAGAAAACAGTTTAAAACAAGGAAGTCCAAAGTCATAAATCACTCTGATCACACAGCCGCTCAAAATAACTAGTCAAATCTCTAGATATAAACCCCAGACCAAAAATGAAGTCCTCATAGAGTATCTAAAAAGCAACATACCTTTTTTACGGTGGAGAATTCCCAGAGATCAAATTGTAATCCATATAGAAAAGGTATCACCAAAACTTCCAATGATTTAACTGTTAAGTAACTCCAGATGAATCCAGGAATGATTTGACCTTGTATTGGTACTTCCATATTGTTGGCTGATAGAAAGATCCAGTAAGAACAACGCAGAAGGAAGGAGGTCAGTGCTAGGAAGTACTCCAGCAAATGCATGATGCTTTATAGATGCTGATAATAGTAATTACACCTATACAATTGAAATTAATTAAAGTTAGCTTCCAAGTTATTCTGCCTCCTCACTTTCTAAAAGGAAGTAATTGTTGCAATAATATATTTCAGTCTTTGATACGAAAACTCAAAACTACGTAGTTCTAGCAGTTGAATCATTTCTAGGTACAAGTCTTCAATAGTAACTACTATATACAGAATCAAAAGTTGAAGAAGCTAAAAGACAATGTTTGGGTGTTTCCTCAAGTTATTGACAGTGCATGCAGTTTGATGTTTCATTTGTCTCGTCAAAAGTAAGTCCAAGGGAGTGAGGAAAGCCTCTAGCACTTGGGAATATACGAGAGAAGAAAGTGGAGAAGGCAATAAACTATCTTTGCATTAGAAATGATCTCACAAAACATGCCTGAAGATAATAATCTTTAGGTTATTCTGCATGTAGAATTCCAAAAGCCTATTCTGCATATTCCTAATATTTATATATCACCTCAGATAGCGCATACATTTGCCCACTTTCAACAAACCCCCAACTTCAGTCTCcaaaatgcttttcctttttttttttttttttttttgagac harbors:
- the LOC112426759 gene encoding uncharacterized protein isoform X5, giving the protein MHLLEYFLALTSFLLRCSYWIFLSANNMEVPIQGQIIPGFIWSYLTVKSLEVLVIPFLYGLQFDLWEFSTVKKTLAIWKPMPTSDFHSKLLSSQSDCESCETLGCASEVGCGMPLPSGDCRCVNQHVRVGDFWMGKISRLS